The window AGGCTAGATTCCCAATGAGTCATATTTACATCTACTCCGACAGTAGGTGTGGAGACCCTTGGAGACATGGACCGTATCCGCCTCAGTACCGGCACCAAGAGGACTACCCATGGCAGATTTCTCCCGCCTCCCCGGACCTAACGCCGACCTCTGGGACTGGCAGCTGCTCGCTGCCTGCCGCGGGGTCGACAGCTCCCTCTTCTTCCACCCGGAAGGCGAGCGGGGCGCGGCCAGGAGCGCGCGCGAGGCCTCGGCTAAAGAGGTCTGCATGAGATGCCCGGTGCGTTCGGAATGCGCCGCGCACGCACTCGCCGTCCGCGAGCCCTACGGGGTGTGGGGCGGCCTCACCGAGGACGAGCGCGAGGAACTGATGGGCCGCGCCCGGCACCGCCTGATCCCCGCGTCGAGTGCGATCGGACCGATCGCGCCGCACTGAGAG of the Streptomyces sp. NBC_01294 genome contains:
- a CDS encoding WhiB family transcriptional regulator; the protein is MADFSRLPGPNADLWDWQLLAACRGVDSSLFFHPEGERGAARSAREASAKEVCMRCPVRSECAAHALAVREPYGVWGGLTEDEREELMGRARHRLIPASSAIGPIAPH